The Polynucleobacter necessarius genome has a window encoding:
- a CDS encoding UDP-glucose 4-epimerase family protein, protein MILVTGASGFVGEFLCASLVKCSPLRISVRDKSKAKLFANVDIIEASLSPDQNWSSTLSGISVVVHCAARVHVMNEEAADPLLEFRRVNVNGTLNFARQAAEAGVRRFIFLSSIKVNGECSVPGHPFTTDQISAPSDPYGVSKYEAEIELKALAAETGMEVVIIRSPLVYGPGVKANFLSMMKWVKRGIPLPLGGVTKNRRSFVFIDNLVSVIVACINHPSAANQTFLVSDDEDLSTAELLRRMAFALGYPSKLIPVPVALIILGAKSFGRVDIAQRLCGSLQVDIKKTKDLLGWSPPVSVDEGLCQTAAHFLKM, encoded by the coding sequence ATGATTTTAGTGACGGGGGCATCCGGTTTTGTGGGGGAATTTTTATGTGCAAGTTTAGTTAAATGCTCTCCTTTACGTATTTCAGTTCGAGATAAATCTAAAGCTAAGTTGTTCGCAAATGTAGATATTATTGAAGCATCTCTATCCCCCGATCAGAATTGGTCATCCACGCTTTCTGGAATTTCAGTGGTCGTTCATTGCGCGGCCAGAGTGCATGTGATGAATGAGGAGGCTGCGGATCCTTTATTAGAATTTCGCCGAGTGAATGTCAATGGAACACTTAATTTTGCTCGACAGGCGGCTGAAGCGGGAGTGCGTCGCTTTATTTTTTTAAGCTCAATAAAAGTAAATGGAGAATGTTCTGTGCCCGGTCACCCATTTACGACAGATCAAATTTCTGCGCCAAGTGACCCCTATGGGGTTTCAAAATATGAGGCTGAAATAGAGCTAAAGGCATTGGCTGCAGAAACGGGGATGGAGGTGGTAATTATTCGTTCGCCACTTGTCTATGGCCCAGGGGTCAAGGCGAATTTTCTGTCCATGATGAAATGGGTAAAGCGAGGGATTCCACTGCCGCTTGGTGGCGTCACAAAAAATCGCCGCAGTTTTGTCTTCATTGATAATCTCGTTAGCGTGATTGTTGCTTGCATCAATCATCCTTCGGCAGCTAATCAGACATTTCTGGTATCGGATGACGAAGATCTATCAACTGCAGAATTATTAAGGCGCATGGCTTTTGCACTTGGGTACCCTTCAAAATTAATACCAGTCCCAGTAGCTTTAATCATCCTCGGCGCAAAGTCATTTGGAAGGGTGGATATTGCTCAACGTCTTTGCGGTTCTTTGCAAGTTGATATAAAAAAAACAAAAGATTTGCTTGGCTGGTCACCGCCTGTGAGTGTCGACGAAGGGTTGTGTCAGACTGCGGCCCACTTCTTGAAAATGTAA
- a CDS encoding site-specific integrase, which translates to MLNNQDFAQSDPKSPVKRRLQLVSTGQRSADVVTLFSDFNKATRLLQETIVKIDGAYAPSTIRAYRADFNDFLHFCHERNANALPAQPNLVAQYICELTGSGRLLQAFGEPCVGSLLFKTKSI; encoded by the coding sequence ATGCTTAATAATCAAGATTTTGCACAATCTGACCCCAAAAGTCCAGTTAAAAGAAGGCTGCAACTCGTGAGTACTGGCCAGCGAAGCGCTGATGTGGTGACTCTATTTTCGGACTTCAATAAGGCCACCAGACTCCTTCAAGAAACCATTGTGAAAATTGATGGTGCATATGCACCATCAACCATCAGAGCCTATCGCGCAGACTTTAATGATTTCCTCCACTTTTGCCATGAAAGAAATGCCAATGCGCTGCCAGCACAACCCAATTTAGTAGCGCAATATATTTGTGAATTAACAGGCAGCGGCAGACTTCTGCAAGCATTCGGCGAGCCTTGTGTGGGCTCTCTGCTATTCAAAACTAAATCGATTTGA
- a CDS encoding helix-turn-helix domain-containing protein — protein MITSAQIRAARALLDWSRQTLSERSGVGISALMRLESAAGIPGGNIKTFEAVQKAFEKAGIAFIGGPDDGPGVRLFTKG, from the coding sequence TTGATTACAAGCGCTCAAATTCGTGCTGCGAGAGCGTTGCTTGATTGGTCTCGTCAGACACTCTCCGAGCGTTCTGGCGTTGGAATTTCTGCATTAATGCGTCTTGAGTCCGCCGCTGGTATTCCTGGTGGAAATATCAAGACATTTGAGGCTGTCCAAAAAGCATTTGAAAAAGCAGGTATCGCATTCATTGGCGGTCCCGATGATGGTCCAGGTGTTCGGTTATTTACTAAAGGCTAG
- a CDS encoding type II toxin-antitoxin system RelE/ParE family toxin, with amino-acid sequence MIKSFKHKGLKDFFESGNKAGILTHHAKKLQILLTALNAAKDERDMNAPSWQLHSLSGNLKKHWSVSVSGNWRITFRFDEGDVELVDYQDYH; translated from the coding sequence ATGATCAAATCTTTCAAACATAAAGGCCTTAAGGATTTTTTTGAGAGTGGAAATAAAGCAGGAATTTTGACGCATCATGCGAAAAAGTTACAAATTTTACTAACCGCATTAAATGCTGCTAAAGATGAACGCGATATGAATGCACCGAGCTGGCAATTGCATTCCTTAAGTGGAAACTTAAAAAAGCATTGGTCGGTGAGTGTCAGCGGCAATTGGCGTATCACCTTTCGATTTGATGAAGGTGATGTTGAGTTGGTTGATTATCAGGATTATCACTAG
- a CDS encoding glycosyltransferase family 4 protein: MRILVVTQYFWPENFRINDLVSEFCCLDHEVTVLTGRPNYPSGVVFPAFRLNPSAYAKFEGANVIRVPVISRGKGGLRLVLNYVGFVMSATVLGVWRLRGQKFDVIFVFEPSPITVGLPAILLSYIMSAPLVFWVLDLWPETLEAIGVVRSRYILKAIGRLVTFIYNRCDLILAQSKSFIPQIRRYCKKEIKVEYFPSWSDATFNFSIVDLAKEVPAKKGVFSVMFAGNIGDAQDFPAILDAAEVLKRNKGIRWLIVGEGRVSEWVKSEVSRRGLEHCVLFFGSHPIDRMPSFYKHADALLMSLRAESIFSMTIPGKLQSYLAAGIPVLAMLNGEGAEIIRRSGAGIATPAGDGLALSSAIMQMANMNTEDRLKMGRAGLALSEYEFNRGTLISKLLSWFDELCVAGGEIQGRFK; the protein is encoded by the coding sequence GTGCGAATTCTTGTTGTTACCCAGTATTTCTGGCCAGAAAATTTTCGTATTAATGACTTGGTTTCAGAGTTTTGCTGTCTTGATCATGAGGTTACCGTACTAACAGGGCGCCCAAACTACCCCTCTGGCGTGGTTTTTCCTGCATTTAGATTAAATCCATCTGCTTACGCAAAGTTTGAAGGTGCCAATGTAATAAGAGTGCCTGTAATTTCCCGTGGTAAAGGTGGACTGAGGTTGGTGTTGAATTATGTAGGCTTTGTTATGTCAGCAACAGTTCTCGGGGTTTGGCGTTTGCGAGGTCAGAAGTTTGATGTAATTTTTGTTTTTGAGCCCTCACCTATCACTGTTGGTTTGCCCGCAATCTTGCTTAGCTACATTATGAGTGCCCCCCTTGTTTTTTGGGTCCTTGATCTTTGGCCGGAAACTCTTGAGGCTATTGGAGTGGTTCGCTCGAGATATATTTTGAAAGCCATTGGCCGTTTAGTAACCTTTATCTATAATCGGTGCGATTTAATATTGGCGCAATCGAAAAGTTTTATTCCACAAATTCGTCGGTATTGTAAAAAAGAAATAAAAGTCGAGTACTTTCCGAGCTGGTCAGATGCTACATTTAACTTTTCAATTGTCGATTTGGCCAAAGAAGTGCCTGCGAAAAAAGGTGTATTTAGTGTTATGTTCGCCGGAAATATTGGCGATGCGCAAGATTTTCCAGCCATACTTGACGCTGCTGAAGTGTTAAAGCGTAATAAGGGAATACGATGGCTAATAGTTGGCGAAGGGAGAGTAAGTGAATGGGTTAAGTCTGAAGTAAGTCGACGTGGCCTTGAGCATTGTGTTCTGTTTTTTGGCAGCCACCCTATAGATCGAATGCCTTCCTTTTATAAACATGCCGATGCATTGTTGATGTCGTTAAGGGCGGAATCAATTTTTTCGATGACCATTCCTGGAAAACTTCAGTCCTATCTTGCTGCTGGCATTCCGGTGCTTGCAATGCTAAATGGAGAAGGGGCAGAGATCATTCGTAGATCAGGCGCTGGTATAGCCACTCCGGCTGGGGATGGGCTGGCTTTATCTTCCGCAATAATGCAAATGGCTAATATGAATACTGAAGATCGGTTGAAGATGGGGCGAGCTGGTTTGGCTCTTAGCGAGTATGAGTTCAACCGAGGGACTCTCATCTCCAAGCTATTGTCGTGGTTTGATGAATTGTGTGTAGCTGGAGGTGAGATTCAGGGGCGTTTTAAATGA
- a CDS encoding UDP-N-acetyl glucosamine 2-epimerase — MKKLKILTVVGTRPEIIRLSRVLTRLDEHCEHILVHTGQNYDYELNQIFFDDLGVRKPDYFLNSAEGSTSAAHTIGNLIIAVDKVLGEVQPEAMLVLGDTNSCLSVISAKRRKIAIFHMEAGNRCFDQRVPEETNRRIVDHTADVNLTYSTIARDYLLREGLPPDLVIKTGSPMFEVLTHYRQRIDASDVLARLGLEVGGYFVVSVHREENIESEQSFTKLVAVLNALAQDYGLPVIVSTHPRTQNRVDATGSVFHPLVRLLKPLGFHDYNKLQLSARASLSDSGTINEESSILNFPALNLREAHERPEGMEEAAVMMVGLEVERMRQGLAILATQPRGDDRSDPHGIRPVYDYSMPNASDKVLRIIHSYTDYVKRVVWKKY; from the coding sequence ATGAAAAAACTAAAAATCTTGACTGTGGTTGGTACTCGCCCTGAAATTATTCGCTTGTCGCGCGTATTGACGCGGCTGGACGAGCACTGTGAGCATATTCTAGTGCACACAGGCCAAAACTACGACTATGAGTTGAACCAGATCTTTTTTGATGACTTGGGCGTACGCAAGCCAGACTACTTTTTGAACAGTGCAGAAGGCAGCACTAGCGCTGCCCACACCATTGGTAATCTGATCATCGCGGTGGATAAAGTGCTTGGCGAAGTGCAGCCTGAAGCTATGCTGGTGCTGGGTGACACCAACAGTTGCCTGTCAGTTATTTCGGCTAAACGCCGAAAAATTGCAATATTTCACATGGAAGCTGGCAATCGTTGTTTTGACCAACGCGTACCCGAAGAAACTAACCGTCGCATTGTTGACCACACGGCCGATGTCAATTTGACGTACAGCACCATTGCACGTGACTACCTGCTACGTGAGGGTTTGCCGCCAGATTTGGTTATCAAAACCGGTAGTCCGATGTTTGAGGTGCTAACGCATTACCGGCAACGAATTGACGCATCGGACGTTTTGGCCCGCTTGGGGTTGGAGGTTGGCGGCTATTTTGTGGTAAGCGTGCACCGTGAAGAAAACATTGAGTCTGAGCAGTCGTTCACCAAACTGGTAGCCGTGCTGAACGCCCTAGCTCAAGACTATGGCCTGCCAGTGATCGTATCGACCCACCCTCGCACCCAAAACCGGGTTGATGCCACGGGCTCGGTGTTTCACCCGCTGGTGCGATTGCTAAAGCCGCTGGGTTTTCATGATTACAACAAGCTGCAACTCTCTGCACGTGCCTCCTTATCAGACAGCGGCACGATCAATGAGGAATCATCGATCCTGAACTTTCCGGCACTGAACCTGCGTGAGGCGCATGAGCGCCCTGAAGGTATGGAAGAAGCCGCCGTGATGATGGTGGGGCTGGAGGTAGAGCGCATGCGCCAGGGCTTGGCCATTTTGGCAACGCAGCCGCGCGGTGATGACCGCAGTGACCCCCATGGGATTCGCCCGGTCTATGACTACAGCATGCCCAATGCCTCAGATAAGGTATTGCGAATCATTCATAGCTATACGGATTATGTGAAACGTGTAGTCTGGAAGAAATATTAA
- a CDS encoding sugar transferase: MKRIFDLVLALFVAIVLALPTLVVAIVVRLTSSGPALYWSDRVGRRNIIFRMPKFRTMQVGTPTVATHLLSGSGQYLTPVGSFLRKLSLDELPQLWSILVGDMSFVGPRPALFNQYDLIALRTQYGVDKLVPGLTGWAQVNGRDQLSMLVKVQYEVEYLNNQSFWFDMKILGLTFLKVVRRSGVSH, from the coding sequence ATGAAGCGAATATTTGATCTTGTATTGGCGCTCTTTGTTGCTATTGTGTTGGCATTGCCGACCTTAGTAGTGGCCATTGTCGTCCGATTGACCTCATCTGGGCCTGCGCTGTATTGGTCAGACCGTGTAGGTAGGCGCAACATCATTTTTAGGATGCCAAAATTTCGCACTATGCAAGTTGGAACCCCTACTGTAGCAACCCACCTCCTTTCAGGCTCAGGTCAATATCTAACACCCGTAGGTTCATTTTTACGAAAATTAAGTCTAGATGAGTTGCCACAGCTATGGAGTATTTTGGTTGGTGATATGAGTTTTGTAGGGCCTCGTCCAGCGTTATTTAATCAATATGATCTAATTGCGTTGCGTACGCAATATGGCGTGGACAAGTTGGTGCCGGGATTAACTGGTTGGGCGCAAGTAAATGGTCGTGATCAATTATCAATGCTAGTCAAAGTCCAATATGAGGTGGAGTATCTTAATAATCAGTCTTTTTGGTTTGATATGAAGATACTGGGCTTAACCTTTTTAAAAGTGGTTCGGCGATCTGGGGTCTCTCATTGA
- a CDS encoding HigA family addiction module antitoxin, producing the protein MNMHNPAHPGEVLREWLPEGMRIEQAAQQLHISRTTLSKVLNAKSGLTAPMALRLAAWLGTSPDLWLGMQLQWDLRQAKKLRLPKIKPIKREAVLVV; encoded by the coding sequence ATGAATATGCACAATCCAGCGCATCCAGGTGAGGTGCTTAGAGAGTGGTTGCCAGAAGGAATGCGTATCGAGCAGGCTGCGCAGCAATTGCACATTTCTCGCACCACTTTATCCAAGGTACTCAATGCAAAATCAGGCCTCACCGCACCCATGGCCTTGAGGCTGGCTGCGTGGTTGGGGACCTCGCCCGATTTATGGCTGGGAATGCAACTGCAGTGGGATTTGCGACAGGCAAAAAAATTACGATTACCTAAAATTAAACCCATTAAGCGCGAAGCTGTTTTAGTCGTTTAA
- a CDS encoding MraY family glycosyltransferase, which translates to MVCAIPTFAVGLTEDLTKKISVRLRLVFTAISAAMLVYLMPAYITRLDIPYVNLILTFSITGGALTVFAITGLANAYNIIDGFNGLASMVGIITLLAIAYVSFVVADSQIMYLSLIMAAAILGFFIWNYPRGPIFLGDGGAYLTGFWIASLSVILTYRHREISPWFALLINGYPIVETLFTIYRRKIRQGKSLGQPDGIHFHTLIYRRILLPHHCQGIFSANAKQRPIFGS; encoded by the coding sequence TTGGTTTGCGCAATCCCCACCTTTGCCGTTGGCCTAACCGAAGACTTAACCAAAAAAATTAGCGTTAGACTCAGATTAGTTTTTACTGCAATTTCTGCTGCCATGTTGGTCTACCTGATGCCAGCCTACATAACGAGATTAGATATCCCTTATGTTAATCTGATTCTTACTTTTTCCATTACTGGTGGCGCACTAACTGTTTTTGCGATTACCGGCCTGGCAAATGCCTACAATATTATTGATGGCTTTAACGGCCTAGCTAGCATGGTAGGCATCATTACCTTACTAGCCATTGCATACGTCAGTTTTGTAGTTGCCGACTCACAGATTATGTATCTGAGTCTGATTATGGCTGCTGCCATTTTGGGATTTTTTATTTGGAACTATCCAAGAGGCCCAATCTTTTTGGGTGATGGTGGCGCCTATCTCACTGGATTTTGGATCGCCAGCCTGAGCGTCATACTGACCTACAGACACCGGGAGATCTCGCCCTGGTTTGCCTTACTCATTAATGGCTACCCCATTGTTGAAACACTGTTCACAATCTATCGCAGAAAAATCCGTCAAGGCAAGAGTCTAGGTCAGCCCGATGGGATTCACTTCCATACGCTCATCTATCGCCGAATCCTACTACCCCACCACTGCCAGGGAATCTTTTCAGCCAACGCTAAACAGCGCCCTATCTTTGGGTCCTGA
- a CDS encoding site-specific integrase translates to MHQKLGHSSNQAGSINADTLDRLLLATDNSIRGIRDRALLLVAYDTLCRRSELVSLQVKDVQINMKNSIETSSILLRKSKTDQDATGKWLYLSQKAHLALMDWMKELPEEREHLIVGINRGGKISQNCLGFGQVNRIYKRIARTTGLDESVIKGISGYSMRVGAAQDLLNSGASMPIIMQRGRWSKADTVMRYVEHSNC, encoded by the coding sequence ATGCATCAAAAATTAGGGCACTCCTCTAATCAGGCTGGAAGTATTAATGCAGACACCTTAGACAGGTTGCTATTAGCTACCGACAATTCCATTAGAGGTATTCGAGATCGGGCTTTATTACTAGTGGCCTATGACACCTTATGCAGGCGTAGTGAATTAGTCTCGCTGCAAGTCAAGGATGTCCAAATCAACATGAAGAATAGTATTGAAACGTCATCCATTCTCCTGAGAAAAAGTAAAACTGATCAGGATGCTACTGGGAAATGGCTATACCTAAGTCAAAAAGCACATCTAGCATTAATGGATTGGATGAAAGAACTTCCTGAAGAGCGCGAGCATCTTATAGTCGGCATTAACCGTGGAGGGAAAATTTCACAAAACTGTCTAGGCTTTGGGCAGGTCAATCGCATTTACAAACGGATTGCTAGGACGACTGGACTAGATGAATCGGTCATTAAAGGGATCAGCGGTTACTCGATGAGAGTAGGCGCTGCTCAGGATTTACTAAACTCTGGAGCAAGCATGCCAATTATTATGCAGCGTGGTAGATGGTCAAAAGCGGATACGGTGATGAGATATGTGGAACACTCTAATTGCTAA
- a CDS encoding nucleoside-diphosphate sugar epimerase/dehydratase: MPINATKQSLLNLPRSVKRGLVMFGDVLICGFSVWLAFGLRLDQWGYFQGQQWMAFIAAIGFSFPPFVSSGLYRAIFRYVGSAALASMARVFIIYTGLFFCTFTLLGVDDVPRSIGVIQPILLFIGIGTSRYFVRYFLGSINNVQKSFQRAQPIALIYGVGSAGRQLASGITSNKEMLVKGFIDDDPHLQGSTVNGISVYPNTDVQGLIHRLDITDVLLAIPSASQNRRSEIIASLNGCGVRVRTLPGLIDLASGRVRISDLHDLDMNDLLGRAVVPPDEELLEKNIRDQVVLVTGAGGSIGSELCRQIIKFSPKSLILLDSSEHSLYLIYEELKKAVTALKHDDLANGGDGQDSLPHPALSNKLAASLASVRDSDLLRKIFRAHQPNTVFHAAAYKHVPLVEQNPAEGIRNNVFGTFTCAQVSLECGVSNFILVSTDKAVRPTNVMGASKRIAELVLQAMAEVSAKGDHSTNFSMVRFGNVLGSSGSVAPLFSAQIAAGGPITLTHSEVTRYFMTIPEAAQLVIQASAMAVGGDVFVLDMGEPVRIHDLAVKMVYLSGLLVKDEAHPHGDIEIEVTGLRPGEKLYEELLIGDNPQPTAHPKIMKAHEEFMSWSDLQQELEKLNIALAACDGKLIKGMLKKLVPGYQPNGDVVDWNGRGNS; the protein is encoded by the coding sequence GTGCCCATTAATGCAACTAAACAGTCATTATTAAACCTACCTCGCTCAGTTAAGAGGGGCTTGGTGATGTTCGGAGATGTCCTTATTTGTGGATTTAGTGTTTGGCTTGCATTTGGACTTCGTCTAGATCAGTGGGGATATTTTCAGGGCCAGCAGTGGATGGCATTCATTGCTGCTATCGGTTTTTCATTTCCCCCTTTTGTTTCTTCTGGCTTATACCGGGCTATTTTTAGATATGTTGGCTCGGCTGCGCTCGCTTCAATGGCGCGCGTTTTCATCATTTACACGGGCTTATTCTTCTGCACTTTTACGCTCCTTGGAGTAGATGACGTTCCTCGGTCAATTGGCGTCATTCAACCAATCCTATTGTTTATCGGAATTGGCACCAGTCGATACTTTGTGCGCTATTTTTTAGGTAGCATCAACAATGTTCAAAAGTCATTTCAGCGAGCTCAGCCTATTGCGCTGATTTATGGAGTTGGCTCAGCAGGCCGTCAATTGGCATCAGGCATCACTAGTAATAAAGAAATGTTGGTCAAAGGTTTTATTGATGATGACCCTCATTTGCAGGGAAGCACAGTGAATGGGATTTCTGTATACCCCAACACTGATGTGCAAGGGCTTATTCATCGACTAGACATTACGGATGTGCTTTTGGCCATTCCCTCTGCGAGCCAAAATCGCAGAAGTGAAATTATCGCCTCATTAAACGGGTGTGGCGTACGTGTTCGCACCTTGCCAGGACTCATTGATTTGGCCTCTGGTCGTGTTAGGATTTCAGATTTACATGACCTGGACATGAACGACTTACTCGGAAGAGCGGTGGTTCCGCCCGATGAAGAGCTATTAGAAAAAAATATTCGCGACCAAGTTGTATTGGTAACCGGAGCGGGTGGCTCCATTGGTAGTGAGCTATGCCGTCAAATTATAAAGTTTTCTCCTAAATCATTAATCCTGCTCGATAGTAGCGAGCACTCCCTCTATTTAATTTATGAGGAATTAAAGAAAGCAGTTACCGCGCTTAAGCATGATGATTTGGCGAATGGTGGTGATGGCCAAGATTCTCTGCCTCACCCAGCCTTGTCAAACAAGTTGGCGGCTAGCTTGGCTTCAGTTCGAGATAGCGATTTGTTGCGAAAGATTTTTAGAGCTCATCAGCCAAATACGGTCTTTCATGCGGCTGCATATAAACATGTTCCATTGGTTGAGCAAAATCCTGCCGAAGGCATTCGTAATAATGTGTTTGGGACATTCACTTGTGCTCAGGTGAGTTTAGAGTGTGGTGTCAGCAATTTTATTTTGGTGAGTACTGATAAGGCTGTTAGACCTACCAATGTGATGGGGGCTAGTAAGCGAATTGCCGAGCTAGTTTTGCAGGCAATGGCAGAGGTTTCTGCTAAGGGTGACCATTCAACGAATTTTTCGATGGTGCGCTTTGGTAATGTGCTCGGATCATCAGGGTCTGTGGCGCCTCTTTTTAGCGCTCAAATTGCGGCAGGCGGACCCATTACCCTGACGCATTCTGAAGTGACTCGCTATTTCATGACCATTCCTGAGGCGGCGCAATTGGTGATTCAAGCGAGTGCCATGGCTGTCGGGGGTGATGTCTTTGTATTAGACATGGGTGAGCCCGTGCGTATTCATGATTTAGCTGTCAAGATGGTGTATTTATCGGGTCTATTGGTTAAGGATGAGGCTCACCCTCACGGCGACATAGAGATTGAAGTCACTGGTTTACGTCCAGGTGAAAAGCTCTATGAAGAACTCTTGATTGGTGATAATCCACAGCCAACGGCTCACCCAAAAATCATGAAGGCACATGAAGAATTCATGTCTTGGAGTGATTTGCAGCAAGAGCTTGAAAAGCTTAATATTGCCTTGGCCGCATGTGATGGTAAGTTGATTAAAGGCATGCTCAAAAAGTTAGTGCCTGGCTACCAGCCTAATGGCGATGTAGTAGATTGGAATGGGCGGGGGAACTCCTAA
- the wbjC gene encoding UDP-2-acetamido-2,6-beta-L-arabino-hexul-4-ose reductase, translated as MKVLITGSNGFVGKNLQLHLAQRKDVRVVCFTRDEDMSRLPALLHGVDFVFHLAGVNRPLDPAEFVSGNTDLTQALCKVVANVAEITGKKVPVVYTSSTQAAHENAYGNSKRGAEDALLELQRIHGVPVHVFRLSNVFGKWCKPNYNSVVATFCHNIARGRPIQVNDPAAPLTLVYVDDVMKRFVQIMDGADAAIDADGFATMAPQYTTTVGELARQFQVFKDSRETLMTERVGTGLVRALYATYVSYLPVESFAYTVPQYADPRGVFAEMLKTPDCGQFSYFTAHPGITRGGHYHHSKTEKFLVIKGQACFKFRHMQTGETHELLTSGDKAEVVETVPGWTHDITNIGTDEMVVMLWANEVFDHEKPDTFACAV; from the coding sequence ATGAAGGTGCTGATTACCGGATCCAACGGCTTCGTTGGCAAGAATTTGCAGTTGCATCTGGCCCAGCGTAAGGATGTGCGGGTGGTCTGCTTTACCCGTGACGAAGACATGTCGCGACTGCCTGCGCTGTTGCATGGTGTGGATTTTGTGTTTCACCTGGCTGGCGTTAACCGTCCGCTAGACCCGGCTGAATTTGTGTCTGGCAATACAGACTTGACGCAGGCGCTTTGTAAGGTAGTGGCCAACGTAGCCGAGATAACTGGCAAGAAGGTGCCAGTTGTTTACACATCATCCACACAGGCGGCCCACGAAAATGCCTATGGCAATAGCAAGCGCGGCGCTGAGGATGCGCTGTTGGAACTACAGCGCATCCACGGTGTGCCGGTGCATGTGTTTCGCTTGTCCAATGTGTTTGGTAAGTGGTGCAAGCCCAACTACAACTCGGTGGTGGCGACGTTTTGCCATAACATCGCGCGCGGCCGGCCGATTCAGGTCAATGATCCCGCCGCACCTCTCACGCTTGTGTATGTTGATGATGTAATGAAGCGCTTTGTGCAGATCATGGATGGCGCGGATGCTGCGATAGATGCCGATGGTTTTGCCACCATGGCGCCGCAATACACCACTACAGTAGGCGAACTTGCGCGTCAGTTTCAGGTATTCAAGGACAGCCGCGAAACGCTAATGACCGAGCGCGTGGGCACTGGGCTGGTTCGGGCGCTGTATGCCACCTACGTGAGTTATCTGCCGGTGGAATCGTTTGCTTACACCGTGCCGCAATATGCTGACCCGCGCGGCGTGTTTGCAGAAATGCTCAAAACGCCTGATTGCGGCCAGTTCTCATATTTCACGGCTCACCCCGGCATTACGCGGGGTGGCCACTACCACCATAGCAAGACCGAGAAATTTCTGGTGATCAAGGGCCAAGCTTGCTTCAAGTTCCGGCACATGCAAACCGGCGAGACACATGAACTGCTTACCAGCGGTGACAAGGCCGAGGTGGTGGAGACCGTGCCTGGCTGGACGCACGACATTACCAACATTGGCACCGACGAGATGGTAGTGATGCTGTGGGCCAATGAGGTTTTTGACCATGAGAAGCCAGATACGTTTGCTTGTGCGGTTTAA
- a CDS encoding HigA family addiction module antitoxin: MNAKHKRFNRRPTHPGLILREDVLPSVGISQAIFANYLGLSSSTVSKALNEKSGVSAQLAVRISRIIGGSLESWLRMQGAVNVWEVQGITR; this comes from the coding sequence ATTAATGCGAAGCACAAGAGATTCAACCGAAGGCCTACTCATCCTGGGTTAATTTTGCGTGAGGATGTTTTGCCTAGCGTAGGTATTTCGCAAGCAATTTTTGCCAATTATCTGGGGCTTAGTTCGTCAACCGTATCCAAAGCCCTAAATGAAAAGAGTGGGGTGAGTGCGCAATTGGCAGTTCGCATCTCAAGGATTATTGGAGGCTCTCTCGAAAGTTGGTTGCGTATGCAAGGTGCAGTGAATGTTTGGGAAGTTCAGGGGATCACAAGATAA